GCCTTGGATAGTGCAAGTGGTCGTTGGATACTGTTATAAATTCAATCAACTATCAAACAGTATGAATAGAAATATTttgggaacattttgcatttcagccaatgctatatcaatatgctttgcaGCAAAGGACACTTCAAAAATTTATCCAACtcatatgatccttcttgtctttgacatcttttagaatcaagatcggccatgctaaacaccggcggccattttttaccatcatcaaacaatttctgccattttttgccactttccgCCATTTTCCGCCATTTCTGCAACTTGTGGCAGAAATACGATTAATCTCGATTTTTCACATCGCTGGCTCCAGATCGGGTGGTACATTGTTTAGTACTCTGAGTTGTTGTGAAGCGTTTCTTCGTGGCGGGCGGATCCAAAGATACATGAATTTGTGCTTCACCACCCTGGTCAGTTGGGTGAATGTCGATAACATGCATATCATCATTGGCAGCGGCCATGCGATACTCTGTCTCGCACTTGTGATTGAGGCGTAATTCTATCTTGGAACAACCGGTGTTGCTGGTAGTCACATCGTCGAGTGTGCATAAACTGTTCAAATAAGAGCAGCGCTCACTCATGTGCTTAATAAGTTCCGAGAAGAAGTGTTGTCGTCCGTGTGTTGTGCATTCAAAGAAGTCCAATCAGTCACGGTCGGGTTAGTTTGCATTTTCGGGTTTGGGCCATTTGTATCGGTCTGTCTGTGAAAAGTCTTGTGGCCGATGAATCGGCGGGGCTGTTGAATTGAGTCCTGGCATCAATCGCATATAAGGAGTGACGCGGTTGCCTGTGCATATCCTTACTTCGGGGAGAGGATCTTGTTGCAATGGGCCGATTCCAATAGCTTCGGTTGTATTATTCCAAAATGGATCTTCGAAGCGGCGGGCGCGATTTTGATCAATGATGCGGCCGTTCAGTTGTCGCCGAATTATCCTGTGTAGAAGAGGAATATTCAGAAGTAGATCCAGGTGGTTTGTAAAAAGAACACAAATTTTCCCAATCACATTGACGATATATACGAGAAATACACTTGCTGATACTTCTTGAACAATGTCTTGCTGGTTGCAAGAGCCAGAATTAAGGGTGCAATAACACCGTCAATTGGCAGATTCTTCGGGTTTTGGGCGAATTTGTCTTCGAATATCCGTACAAAATACATGGTTACAGTGCCATAatagacttggacaatttcgAGACATAGGAAATTTCCCATCGTGTTTGGATACGGCGCAATGTTGTTTAGCGCATATTCAGACAATGCAATAAAGAGTGTCAGATTTCCAAAGTTCACTTCTACGTTTGATGGCGTATGGCGGAAGGCCGGAAGAATCACAAATGGAAACGGATTACATCCGTAAAGCAGTCTGTTAGGTCCTGGATCGTGCAGTCCGATGGGCGTGGTGCCTTCACTGGCTCGACAGGGACCGCGATGACAGATTGTGGTTTCACTGTATATCCCAAGCCGTCGGTGGTACGGTCAGGTGGATCATGATGAGAAGTTGACAATACGTTAGGGATAATATTCATTGTGAACAGTGATAAAGAAATCTGTAATAAAGAGAGAGATATCCTTCTAATTATCGTTGATCATATAACTTCAGTCAGTTGGGCCGCAAAGAGCAATGATGTCAAATAATTCCATCATGGGAATAAAGATACGTATACTTACAATTTCATAGAAAAACTAACGTAATGTTTTCCTGATGGGTGTTCCAACTAAGGGGaattcccgctccgttgtcacagccaaacGTGCAATATTAATTATTaactcaccctcgggaatgatcacagatttgcccatttaagctgatAGGGCAGCAACTTATggtgtaatttaaataccgcaaagaagcttggactaGGCTAACCTGGCTTCGAACCAGGAGtggcaaattggaaagcagatgCCCTACCAATACGATACCACGAAAAACCAGGTCCAAATTAATTGTTctgccacatcttgaatttgattcaCCCATTTCCCAGCTcgaatgagttcagcaggtttgcaaaaggccgaacaagttcaaaggcGTTTCACTAGGAAAACGGAAGGATTAAGAGAGCGCTGGGGAGTGAtaaaagaagttgggactgtacagtgttcagagaaagtacgaaatgtatttgatactgtacgtctcCAAAAGCACacataagctttgtcccagccGAGgtttagtgaccgtagaggcttaatgtgcgttttgagagcacctccagTTCTTCTGGTATCCAGGCTAGTCAGAATACTGAAGTCCActtatcttctttctctggctccttctttgttcaatttgctgccctcaaatattccaaGGAAATATGctggtgttgatccagtagcattcTTTATATCAGACCTCTAATGCATCGAAGTCCCTCAAAAAAGGCCTAGATTCTAGGTCAGGAGTGCCATTGGAAAAGGCTGAGTAACATTAAAGTTTGATAATTGAATTCTTGTCACATCGCTAAAAGCACCAGTGTTGTGCAGtttaaaatgagaaaaatcgaGAATGGATTGATGGACATTGATACTTCCACTACTTCTAATGATAATATTGTTTACACGTTGGGCCTTGACAAATCAGTATGTCACATTTTTACGTAAACGTCACATGATCTTTGATGAAACATTGCTCATCAATTATGCACACATTCGTCTGTAGGGGAAATAAACTAAAATAATGAAGTTGCATAAACACCGCACATTCTCTATGCTTCTTGGTAAAGTGCTATTTGCAGCATCTCCATCGGTTTATTAGTACATCCATGTACCCATTACCTGCCGAACTACTGTTTCTTCGATCGGTAAAGGAATGTTCCGAGTGCGCCGGAAACCGCTTCCCAGAaccttattcattttttactttaGCTTAAGTaggaaaaaagcaattttaaaGATAAACGTACGAAATCGAAATGTAATTGGTCCAGGAATGATTAggccattcatttttcaaaactgccGCCTTGAACTCTAACGCAAGCCTCCAGACGAATCCTAAATCCATAACACGTACTCCTTGTCCAAGTTGATCCATGCCTTAGACGCTTCTGTCTTTAGAGCACTATCAGAAGCATGATGCTTAGGTTAGGCCTTGGTCTCAATTTGTACCCAGATACTACAGTCTTGGAAGGCTTTCTCTTCAGAGTAAAGGTAAgggttttgctttttttaaagcctTTTTGCACTGTGACGGAATGCTAAAATCTGAACGTTTGTCACAGCTCTACATCAAAGTCCTAAgttttgaacaacaaatttCCTTATCGTCGACACCCCCATGTCAAATGCCATTTTCCTGATTAAACACTTGGGATTCCAAATGACATTCATCCAATCATGACAATCATCCTTGAAATCCGAACTGAAGCCAATCTCCCGCAATTTTCCTGTTTTTTAAGGTGTTCAATCTCCTCAAAAAGTGTTGTTAGACCAATGCACAAACTTGGTATTAACATCAGAGGTTTTGTCAATGTCCACGACCTTGTAACCCTCTTGGAATACAACCTTCTTGACGTCGCTCttttatttctgaattaataaGTGGTGTATCAACAAATCTAAAAGCAATTGAGCGCATGTGAAAGCTAAGACATTAGAGAACCTctcaattaaaaatattttgaaaatcctATCGAATTCAGcaccaaaatatcaaattgaaaaactgGGACGCTGTTTCCGGCGCACCTAGTGTAGTCCCAGAATTGGGCTCGATACGAAATCCTTCACCAAGTAATATCTGCCCAAATCACATCAATCCGGCCTTCCTTTGTAACCAATCTCGTTTCAAAAAGATCAACCACGAGGCGAAAAATATGTAGGAGATAAACCACTATATTCCATTCATGGGCGCCTAGAATCTGGACGGGAAAGGTTGAGATTTGACAAGTACCATTTGAgtcattttcatctttatcAACGAATGGGTCATGAGTCATGCCCGCTTAAAGTGAAGAGTATTACAGTTCATAGTTTTAACGAACTAACCCCTTTCTAGTAACTCATTACTTCAAGACGGCTTGCTCATTCGTTATGTGCAGAGTTTCATAATGAGTAGACTTCGAAAAGTATGGTTAAAATCTGGAAAAAGAGCTGTTTTTTAGATCAAATGTCCAATTGCCTTGAAGACTATTTAGCCGTTTGATCTATTTGGGTCCTTAATTGTTTCCTTCTTaacttatttttcctttttgaggTCTTTTTTTATATGCATGCCTGCAgcatgatcaaatgaataattaaaccctcatcaaaaagatttttgtaatcaaattcaactctttttttctgtttggaaaagtcagcaaaactGGGAATTGCAACTGATTTAGCCGCACCTGCCATAATGggtttgaaaaaacaaaatcattctttgaagAGCCCAAAACAAGAGATCTTTGCTCCAAAGGGCaataaattgcaaaaagttgTTGCAAccgcaaaaaaagtttaattTTTGCAACTTGTTGGGGGATTTTCACATCATTTTTAGTATTGTCATAacttttgtttgatattttcacaagttttttatttgaagGAATGAACATTTCTCCGTTAAATATTTACTCTTTTGCTTGGACTAATGAGGTTAAAGATCTGATAGCTTTTGATCAAGTCACTTGATAGAGTTGAATATTGAGATCCGCAATCTTAGAGCCTTATCTAAATAAGAATAGAATGCCCTGGATGAGAATGTTTGAGTATTGCTCAATCGTCCATATTCCAGGAGTTCATCTTTGAGTCAATATTCGTCTGAAGTCCTCTGAGACGCACTTTCGTTGTGCTTATGTGTTCCCACGGTTCAAAGTGAATGTCCAGAATCCTcaagcaaaaccaaaagaaaaacagaacAGGAGGGGGAAATACTTCCTTCAGAGTCCTTTTGATCGACACAAACAGATTCATGCACCATTCACATGAGGTACATTTTGTGATTGAAGCTTGCTCACTTGATTAATTGCAGTACAAACAGACTGAAGAAGGATGATATCTGTTTACAAACATTAGAAACTTGGAGCAAAATAATGTATTAATAATCAAATCCAATGTCAATATGGGTACATGAATCCGAAAACTCAACTTACGTTAAAtagtcaaattttcattttaccaAAAACTCGATCTTCGAGGGCGAATTAAACGTACTGCTGTCATAAGTGGAATGTTAACCAAGATAGTATTGTAATGAAAAATTAAGCCAAGCAATCTGTCTAACGTTAGACTGGGAAGAATGTACTGGGTGTACTAAGActgttttggtcatgtttagtGGAAGATATACTATATGCTACGACAGTTTAGGACCAGTTTCCTTTGTTGTAAGTCTCATATTGTAAGACACTCTTTGGTACCCTGAAGTGGTAATCTTGGATCCGTTTAATAAAGGGTTTGTGAACATATTCAACATATTTGTATCTAGTTTTTTCAATGCTATCAACCTTTGGATTTGGATaatgattttgccaaaaatggacCCATGTAGGctaaaacttgattttgtcTCAGTAAATGAAGTCTCTTCCCGACCACCACATAAACCCacaacatttttccttaaaataATTTACTTAACCTGGCAAATGTGACTGTAATTTATTTTGCTATATTTCCCTTTGGAAACACCGTGAACAGACATCAGCAGATCACAATTCGATTGCTTAAAACCAAGGTTTCACATGGCGCTAGTTAAGATTTTACATTAGActaaaggaagaaaaagttaATTGATATTCGTTCCCTCAGGCAATTAATGGAGCAATCGAGCATGGTTTTGGCCAACCTACGGCACGGACATcgaaaaatatggactgtgatcGGTCGCCTTTCGGATAAGGATAAGGATTCACAAAATAAGACTCTAAGATAATTGCATATGGAGAAAAGCAGTAttcataaaattcaattgcaaGGTGGgttatttcaaaatcgaattttTAAAAGCTGTTGTATTTTGACTTGACTACCTCCCCAGATTTCCCtaagacaaattttgaacccatatttggtcaagttccttcttttttggccaaatcttttcttcacattaagtgctaattttgaacaaagagacaGGTTCAGGCGACACGAAAAATTCCGTTACATGTCCATATCTTTAGAGTTCCGTGGCTAAACTTACGTTGTCAATTTTCCCGACGTCAGGGGCGTTTTGGTACCCGTCACATTGGTCCGTCAATATTTCAAGGTGACTTGAAGCGAGGGGCTCTATTTTTTGGAATAAATGACTGAGTTTTTCCGGGATCTCTTTCATGGTCGGTAGTTCAATTGCGATCGTTTTCACTAAGTACACACCAATTACGATTTAATAACGCAAATCTCTTGAATCCCTCGGACGAGTAAAGTTGGACAcgttggaatttgaaaatcagaattgaacaaaatgaaataagagaCATTACCGGGGCAAGTTGGAACTCCAGAAGATATATCTAAATTGCAAGGTCGATGCTGTTGCGCAAAAATGTTATTctgaatatttcaaaactcttCAAAACGAAACCCCTGTCAGAGCTGCACTACTTCCACAATATCCAGGCAGCATTCCAGTCTTTTTGAGTGCCTGACATGttgaagaaatattgaatgTTTCGTACAGGTTATAAACGATAAGCAAGTGTATtgttataaaaaaaacctaaGGCGAGTATATTTTCTAGAGATATTTGCATGTTTCTAAAACACGAGgccattcaaaaacaaaaacatatcATAGATGACAACAATCTTGACTTGGATCAAAACGATTACGATTTTCTTCCGAACTTTGCAAAGCTCAGAAAAAGTATCCCGAACGATATATGCTTCGTACATACAGTTTATGAATCAGTGATCAGAGTTCAAAGTACAAAATGAGACTCTTGGCCCCCTTCTCTGAATGATCTTGGAAAAGGGCGAAGAGGCTCATAATAATTTTCAGTGAGGCTTTTgattgtagtaacattttgaataaaaagtgaaatgaataaaGACATAATGAGTCCGTCTTCGAAGGTTATGAGAAGATAACCAGTTTTTGTTCGAAAGGCCattctttgattttccttgGGCTTTGGTATAGAGCTTTACAAAGATGCATAGGAAATGAGGAATGCCACACGTAGCACGCAACTCTATGAGAGTATCTAACAACTGATTGTGGGGATTGACGAGATGATAGATTCCATCGAACTTTCTAATTGCGGTGCCAGTGCTGCAAAGGGGGGGTCTTGGGCTTGCAAGACAGGAACAAACATAAGTATTTGTCTGGCCAGAGTAGTCAATTGACCGGCGGTAGCCTTGCCGTCGGAGCAAATCTGAGCTTGTCGTTGGGATAATCGTTCATTGGTTTCTCTGGCATCGGCCAAACTCAAGGCGGTCGCACCCAATGCCACGGCTCCCACCACAGCCACGGCCACAATGCCCACGGCCTGGAATATATCACAggtcatttattcattcaatttgtgagGGAAAGGTCATTTCATTGCCAAATTAAATCGTTACACTTAGATTGTTCACCAACTAACTCTTTTCACCCTTGTTTCAGCATTCTtatttttatctttcaatttttatggaAAACGTTCAGGTTTAGTTTTGAAATTAAtgatattcctttttttaagaaagGTGTTCAGGCTTGCCATCATTTTAGCATATTGTGCCAGATTGTTGAATCAAGTAACTGATCCGTGGTTGTTATCCATTAACTTCTGTTCCAATTGGTCAAAGTTAACGTATTTATGGTTTTCGAAATAGACTAGATTGGTTCAATTCCAAGGAATAGCTTACCTCCGGATTATTCAAGATGTCTTGACGGTTCACATTAGAGAAGGAAGAGTACAAGGGTTGTTGTTGAGCTTGTTGCTGGTAATTTGCCCATGGGTTATTGGGGTCGTTGGCTGGAGTGATTTCATTGTACGAATAAGGGCTTTCTGTAAGGCAACAAATCGGGTATAATTGCACTGTATGTTACTACATAAATCATCGGACTTTACCTTCCGGTTGGTATTCACTCAATTGAGCTACCACTACAGTGATGGCTCCGAGTAGCAAAAAATAAGTATTCGGGATCATGACTACCTTCTTTCAGCTCTAAAAAGCTCGGTTCTCTGAATACAAATGAGACTCAGAAGTTTGCCAGGATCAAGGAAATgaacttcaaaatgaagccAGTTTCTCGTGATTAGGGTCGCGGGGTGAGAAACGCATTGCTGTTAGAGTGGCTAGTCTATCCTTGTTGGAGCTTGCTGTACGTAAACGGTGGTACTCACGACACGTGAATTGAAAGTTTGCTTAAATCAGAAGATTTCTAgttgtgtttttctttcttcaggcAACAAAATGACTAAAATTTATAAGAATGAATCTTTAAATATAGCTCCACTTAAATCCAGTAGGaaggtaattttttttcaa
This Tigriopus californicus strain San Diego chromosome 12, Tcal_SD_v2.1, whole genome shotgun sequence DNA region includes the following protein-coding sequences:
- the LOC131891848 gene encoding uncharacterized protein LOC131891848, which translates into the protein MIPNTYFLLLGAITVVVAQLSEYQPEESPYSYNEITPANDPNNPWANYQQQAQQQPLYSSFSNVNRQDILNNPEAVGIVAVAVVGAVALGATALSLADARETNERLSQRQAQICSDGKATAGQLTTLARQILMFVPVLQAQDPPFAALAPQLESSMESIISSIPTISC